ATCTACAACTGAAATGGAAGTTACCAGTATTCGCTTGGAGCGTAGTCTCAAAGACAAGCTGAAAGAATTATCTGGTAATCAAGGTTATCAAGCTTTAATAAGAGACATTCTTTGGAACTATGTTCATCAAAAATCTGGTGATTATCGTCCTCAGTTTGCTCGTTCCGATATTCGCGCTACTGTTGAAGCAACTGCCCGCAAAGATGAAAGTTGCGCCCTTACAGGTAAACTAATTCAGGAGAATGAACCGATGCTGCTTGGATTTACTATTTATGGCGATTTAGTACCACTAAGCGTTAATAGCGTCGCCGAATAGAAGTTCTAGGGTGGAAGACTAGATTGAGGTTATTTAAACACAGCGTTTAAATCTGCTCGATCTTTAGTTCTCCACCCAGTTAATGACTTAAAGATTCTAGATATACTTGCATTATATTACCGAGTTATCATTACATTAGAGTTGTAAACAGTAAAAGAAACTAAAATAAAAAATATACGAATCTCATAGTAATTTTCGGCAACTGGATAAAATTACTTATTTTACTGATTTACATAAGCACATAAGGAGTTATCAACACAGATGACAGAAGCTACTAAAACGATTGAAAGAGGCATTCAATTAACCCCAATTGCCTTTAAGCATATTAAAATGCTGCAAGAGCAACAGGGACGAGAATTGTGTCTTCGAGTAGGAGTGCGCCAAGGTGGTTGCTCAGGAATGTCTTACATGATGGACTTTGAAGAACCAGATAAGATCCAAGCTGGCGATGAAGTCTTTGATTATGACGGATTTAGAATCGTCTGTGATCCAAAGAGCCTTTTGTATTTATACGGTTTGGTTTTAGATTACAGCAACGCCATGATTGGTGGCGGTTTTGAGTTTACTAATCCTAATGCTGCTCAAACCTGCGGTTGTGGCAAATCTTTCGGTGTCTAGAAATAGACAAGCGAATTAAATAATTTTCTTAAGCAGACTGGATATATCTAGTCTGCTTTTAGTTGGCAAATTTTTTGATTAGGTCAGTAAATTAAATTAATGCTTTTAATTTATCGCAGCAATTAATCGTTCAAGAGTACGATTGTTTTCAGCCGAACTACCAATAGTAATGCGTAAACCTCCCCCTGTATGACGAATTAAAGTCCCTTCTGCTTTTAGTTTGCTGGTGATTTGCGCTAAAGCATTTTCATGCTTGTCAGAAATATTTTGAAGACGGAGATACAAAAAGTTAGCGTTGCTTTGCCAGACTTGCAGTTTGCTTTCATCTTCAAGAATTGACCAGACTCGTTCTCTTTCTTTGATGGTTTCTGTCACTAAAGGTAATAGTAATTGCCTGTGCTGCAAGGCTACCTTGGCTGCTGTTTGAGAGAAGCTAGGCAGATTATAGGGCAAGCGCACCTTCTCTAATACTTGAATTAAATCAGGATTGGCGATCGCATATCCTACACGATGGGCAGCTAACCTAAAGGCTTTGGAAAAGGTGCGTAACACAATCCAGTTATGACGCTTAGTCAATTCAGAAACTACAGATGTCTGACTAAATTCAAAATAGGCTTCATCTATAACTACTAAGATATTCTCTGGTAGACTTCTCAACCAATCTAGTTCTCTGGCAACCAAGGCGTTACCAGTAGGAGAATTAGGATGCACCATAAAAACTACCCGTATTGGTGGGCGAGCGCTGTCGGCGATCGCCTGCTGCGCCATTTCTAGATCTAAAGCAAAATCTGATTCTTGTCTAGAAATGCTGACAACCCGAACACCCAAAGTTTTAGCCATGATTCCATACATAGAAAAGGTAGGAGTTGCTACCAAAATCGCTCCTTCGCCGCCTAAACAAGTAGCGATTAACAATGAGCGAATAAGTTCATCAGAACCATTGCCTATAGAAATATTAGCGGTAGTCAGATCTTGAGTAAGGTTAGCCGACTCGGTTGCATATTCGGCGATCGCTTTTTTTAATTCTTCATGGCTGCCCTCTGGGTAGCGATTAGCCTCTATCTCCTGTTGATATGCCCAAGCCAACTTAGACTTGATTTGGTCTGGTAAATCTAAAGGACTTTCATTAGTATCCAGGCGATCTATAGATGCAGGAGTTTCGCCTCCTGGATGGGGTGTGTAGGCAGCTAACCTTAGTAGGTCAGATCGGATAAAAGAATGGCGATCGCTCATGATGTTTTAGAGACTTTGGGGCGATGTAGATTATAAAATATCTAGCCTTAGTTTATTTAAAGCACAACAAATATTTAACCTACAAACAAGACGCTTTTGCCTATTTATTGTTTTTACAGAAGAAAGCTTTTGACCAGGGCTTCGCCCTGCTTGAGCCCCGTCTTTAATTGGTTGCTTTCAAATTAATTGGCTAACAATCTTTTTATTTTGTATACGGAATAGTTCTTGGTAGTAGTTCTCTTTAAACAGTGTGTGCTTATGAAATTTAATTAATAGTTCTTTTGTTTCTTCATAAGATAGATTTTGGATCTTGTTCGCAAAAACTTCGTGGGTAAATTCTTGTTCTAAAGACAACTGATTTGACTCAAGGTTCATCGTATAAGCTCCTGGTGATGAGAGATAGAAAAGTAAAAACAAATATAAAACTAAGAATAATAAGTACTTTACAAAGCGAGGAGAAGATTTATTGTCTGTTTAAAGCATTAGCAAATCAATACCGCCAAAAATCATGCTGTTTATCTTAAGACCTTCTTAAAGAGATATTAAACCATGATTTTCGGCTATATAGAAATTTTTAACTTATGTTTGCATTTAGTAACAGTCTCCTAAAAATTCGCTGTTTGAGAAGAGATAAGCAAGATACAATACTGAGTCTGGGGTAATATTTAAATCAATTTATGAAGACAGCAGATAAACAAAACGATAAAGCCATTGTCAAAGATTATTTCAATCAGACGGGATTTGATCGCTGGCGTAGAATCTACGGCAAAACAGAAGATGTTAACAAGGTTCAAAAAAAGATCCGCCAAGGACATCAGCAAACTATTGATACTGTCCTTGGCTGGCTAGAAGATGATAATAATTTAGCTAATATTTCAATTTGTGATGCGGGGTGTGGTGTCGGTAGCCTGAGTATTCCCTTGGCAAAAGCTGGTGCAACTGTTTCTGCTAGCGATATCTCTGAAAAAATGGTAGGAGAAGCCCAAGAAAAGGCAAAGTTGGAGTTGAGCGATTCTAGTAAGGTTGATTTTACAGTCTCAGATCTAGAAACTTTGACTGGTAATTATCATACTGTTATCTGTTTAGATGTTTTAATTCACTATCCTACGGTCGATGCTGCCAAAATGATTGCTCATTTGGCATCTTTGGCAGAGTCTCGTTTAATTCTTAGCTTTGCCCCTAAAACTTGTTTCTTGTATGTGTTAAAGAAAATTGGGGAGTTCTTTCCAGGACCTTCCAAAACTACTAGAGCTTATCAACATAAAGAATCAGAAATTATTGCTATTTTACAAGACAACGGTTTTGTAGTTAAGCGCGCGGGAATGACTAGCGTTAGCTTTTACTACTCTCGCATCTTAGAAGCAGTTAAAGTAAGAGATAAAGGATGAGGAATAAGGGATAAGGAAAGTAGCAATTTAGTTGGATTAAGTGCTACTTTTCTCAAATATTTGATTTAAATACTAGATTTTTAGTTTAAACCGCGACTATATAGAAAACAGTAGGTTTTTACCAACAACTTATCTTCCTAGTCCCTAATCCCTAATCCCTAATCCCTAATCCCTAATCCCTAATCCCTCGAACAGTTGACCTAAGAACTATGGCTTTCAAACTGGATGCGGTTTATTTTGCTAATCCAGTCAGGAAAGTAGATACATCCATCATTTTGATTTTAAAAATTTCAAGTGGATTAAAATGGCTTTTGAGTTCTAAATTACTATATTTGCCTGTTAGATCTATAAAAGAAAATGATTCAACTTCGTTTTTTTCAATTAAAAACTGTGAATAAGGTAAAGCATATATTTTAGCCCCTACAGCTTCGGCAAAATATACGGCAAAAGGAAAAATTAGAGTCGGTTCATAATTGGGAGTGTGCTGCCAAATTGATTGGCTAAAGTCATCTCCTCCTATCCAGCCTCCAACGCGAACTTTTTCAAATAAACGAATTAAATCAATCGTAATTCCTTTGAGGGTATGATCGCCATCGATATAGGCAAAGTCAAGGGTATTATTGGGAATTTTCTCAATTACCTCTGTTGTTTTGCCACGTAAGATTTCTGTTTTATTAGCTGCAAAATTAGTTTTTTCCTTTGTTTCTAAAAGAAATTTTTCAAAAGTATTGTTATTTTTGTTTGCTGGTTTACTCCAGTCCTCTAGGTGTCGCCAAGGATCGATCATAAAATATTTTTCGATTGAATCGCACTTTTTGAGCAGTTGATAAGCGAAATCACCTTTATAGACTCCCACTTCTGCCATACTTTTGACCTCGTAAGAGTCTACCAGACGAATCCATAGATCGAATCTAGAGTCGGATTTTTCTACACATTGTTTAACAATCTGTTTTGGGGTATTCATTAATTCTTCTAATGCAGCTTTCGTTTACTATATGACAATAGAAGTTAATATTTTGTTAAAGCGTGGTCTATTTCAAATATTTTTATATTTCTAAATTTTATTGAAGATTGATTTTAGCAATATATTTTTAAATGAATAATCTAAATAAGTTTATTCAAACAGAAACATTAGGAAATAAAGGAGAGGCGGGAGAGAAGTTAGTTTGGGATAGTCTTAAAAGAGCTTTTGAATTGCGAAGCTGTATTGCTTATTGGCGTTACCCTATTTTTTGTCAGGCTAGCAAGTTTCGGAAAGAGCCTGATATTTTAATTGCTGATTATAAGCTGGGTTTAATTGTTGTTGAAGTTAAAGCGATTAGGATTGAGCAGTTAGTTAATATTCAAGGTCATCGTTGGGAGTATCTAAATTTTTATACTAAATTTGGAAATCCGTATCAACAGGCAGAAAACCAATTATTTGCTTTATTAGAGTATAGCGATCGCGAACCTTTATTGAGACAAAAAATTACCGCAAGAGCAATTGTCGCCTTACCTTATATTAATAAAAGGCAATGGCGAGAAAAAGGTTTTGATAAACTGCCTAATTCTCCCCCAATTTTGTTTTCAGAACATCTTGCCTCATCACAATCAATTATAGAATTAATTAGCAATATAAATCCCCTTGTTGCAGGCGATAGTTTAACCTCTACTCAATGGGAATTGTTGTTAGCAGTTTTGGGTGGCACACCGATTTACACCCCAGCCTGTGAACGTTTGCCTTGTTCTCCTCAAAGCCGTCGGCAAATTTTACAACAGGTGCGATCGCGTCTGAATCAGTTAGATTTGCAACAGGAAAAGATTGCCAAACAAATTCCGACAGGAATGCAAAGAATTAGAGGAATTGCTGGTTCGGGAAAGACTGTTTTACTCTGTCAAAAATCAGCTTTGATGACCGTTAAACATCCAGAGTGGCAGATTGCCTTAGTCTTTTTTTCGCGAAGTTTGTATGAGTCTATTACTGGACAGGTTAATAAATGGATACGGCATTTTACTCAAGAGCAATTAAGTTACGATCCAGAAAAATCTAATTTAAAAATACTTCATGCCTGGGGAAGCAAACAACAGCCTGGTTTTTATAGCACTGTCTGCAAAGCTACAGGTACTTTACCCCTCGCAGTGCCTTTCACTAGTAGTAAAAAACCTAATGAAGCATTGGCAGAAGCTTGTATACAGTTATTAGAAAACAAAACTATTCCCCAGCTATTTGATGCGGTTTTAATTGATGAAGGACAGGATTTAATTGTTAATAATTGGAAATATCAAAATAAACAACCTTTTTATTGGCTGGCATATCAGTCTTTGCGTCCCGTTAATCCAATTTATCCTCAGCAACGACGACTGATTTGGGCTTATGATGAACTACAAAGCTTGGATAGTCTGAATATTCCTGAACCTGTAGAATTGTTTGGTGAACAATTAGGGCATTTAGTGACGGGACAATATAATCAGCAAATAAATAAAACGGAAATAATCTCCCGCTGTTATCGTACACCCCAACAGATCATAATTATCGCTCATGCGATCGCTATGGGATTATTAAGAAAAAAAGGTATACTAACAGGCTCTAGTTGTGCAGAGGAATGGCAAGCATTAGGATATCGGGTAACTGGTGATTGGCAACTAGGAAACACCATTACTCTGCAAAGGGAACATAATTCACCTAATATTATTAATGAGCTATGGCAAGGAGAAATGATCGGTTTTGATAGCTTTTCTTCTCGTCAACAAGAATTAACTACCTTAGCTGATAAAATTAAACATAATATAACTCAGGATAATTTACAGCCAGATCGAGAAATTTTAATTATAGTTTTGGGTAATTCTTATGCTGTTTCTTCATTGGTAAAGCAAACCGCAATCTTTTTAATTAACCAGGGAATAAATATCTATCTACCTACTCAAAGCACAGTTAACCGTTTAGATACTCCCGCCGAACAACGTAATGCAAATCAATTTTGGCATTCAGGGGCGGTTACTATTTCTACCATTCATCGTGCCAAAGGACAAGAAGCGGATTTTGTCTATTTAATTGGTTTAGATCGGATTGCTCAAGATGAAGCTAATATATTTCTGCGTAACCAATTATTTGTGGCTTTGACTCGTACTAAAGCCTGGGTAAATATCAGCGGTATCGGCAATTATTCCCTTTATCAAGAATTACGGCAATTAATTAAGCGTAAAAACAAAATAACCTTCACTGTAAAAAGTTTACCTCAAAGAGAATTAAGAATAAGCGATCGCGCTAATTTAATACAGGGATACGCATTAGGTAGAACTAATTTTCGCTATGCCAATTTACACAAGGCAGATTTATCTCACCTCAGTTTAGTTAACGTCAATCTAATCGAAGCAGACTTAAGTTACGCCAACTTAGCAGGTACGAACCTGACTAATGCCAAATTAATTGCAGCGGATTTAAGCAACGCTAATTTAACCAATGCTAACTTAACCAATGCTAAACTAATCGGTGCCAATTTACTTAATACCAATCTCAACAATACCCAGTTAGATAACGTCAATCTAACCAACACAATATTAGAAACTGAAGGATAAACAGTAAATTCTTAATGATAAATGGGAACAATAACTTGAGACTGTAGTTTTTAAGTTTTTAGATAAACCATCATGAGGAATTTGCAAAATATCAGCTTAGTTGCCGTTTCAATTTTAGGTTTAACCACCATAGAACTTCCTAATGCTGATGCCTTAACTTCTAATAATATGCTTAAGCTTTTACCTTCGGTACAAAGCGCCAAAAATACTGTAGAGTTAGCACAAAAACCAGCAACTTCAACTGATGAAAGTTCTCCTCAAACAGAAGATGAGATGGTTGATGCTTTACAAAAGAGACAGGAAAAACTGGAAAACTTTAATAAACTTCAGGACTTACAGGAAAAAGATAATTCTGAGAATTTATCTAGTAATGAATCTTTAGAATTATCACAGCCTTTAGCATTCAAGTTACTAACGATTGGTTTACCAGCAGCTCTTTTAGTCATACTAGTAAGCATTCCTATAGTCAAAGGAATTACTGGAGTATTTAAAAGTAATATAGGAGAAAAGTTTGGTAAGCCTAAAGTTCCTGAAGGTTCAGTTATATTGCACAATCGCGCTTTCAAAGAAATTACTGTTACTGGTAATAATGCCGAAAAAATTAATGATGAAAAATTTGGTAATGAAGAGTTTAAACAATTGATTATGTTTAATATCAATGTTGCCAAAAAAACTGAAGGTTATCCAGAACTATACAACAGCGTTGAATTATTAAAAGCTGCAATTATTGCTCAAAAAAGCTTTCTTAAATTAGAGTCAACAGAATTACGTTATCGTAGCCGTAAACAGCAAGAATTTTATAAGTACGTTGCTGACAATTTAGCAGAAAATGTTGATAAAGAAGCTTTTGCTCAACAGGTCAAAAACAAACAGGCAGAAGTTCTTCCTTTGATTAATACCGAGGAAGGAAGAGAGGCAATAGATGCTTACGCTAAAGAAATTGATGTTCTGAGTCGGTATAGTTTAGGTTTGAAACTTTTATCATTATTCAAAAAGTATGAATTACAAGATTTTTCAACACTTAAGAGAGTTTCTGATGTAGTTGAAAGCCTTCAAGCAAGAGAACTATTATCACCTCAAGATCTAATTTCCTCAGTTTTAGAAAACTATGAATCTTTTGATAAACTCGCACCAATTTTAGGCATTACTGAAGCTAAGAATACTGCCAAGGCATACGCCATAATTTTGCAAATACTTGGACTGATGAATCGACACGGAAAATCTTATATTCAGTTTGAGCAATTAGTTGAACTGCTGAAAAAGTGGGAGAAACCCTACAAACATATTGCTATGGTACGCCAAGAATATACATCAAACCAATATCAAATACCTCAAGAATTTAAAGAAGATATACCTGGAATAAATGTTTATCAAAAATATGCTAAATATCTACCCGATCTTTAAATTTTTAAGACTTTGTTAAGATACCTTTACTGATTGCAAACAATGAGCGATCGCTTTACCACTTTATAATGCAAACCTGTGGAGGCGACAAGCAAGCCGAAATGCAGGCGAAGTAACGTTGACTTTCATTCTATCGTCAAAAATAAGAATTATATAGCAAGTAAAATATTTTCATCTCATTTTTTTGACTGATAGTCGCGACAGTTTTTTGCCTCGTCAGTTAATACTTTGTCGGGATACAAAGCGCATTTGAGATAATTATTATTGTTATAGTAATAGCATTTAGGGCAGGCTATTTTAGAGTTGTCTTCGATGAATTTTAATTGATTATTGCTGGCTTTTTGAAACCCTATTTTAAATAAAAATCTTGTAGTTAAAAGCAAAAAGGCAATTAAGAATAAAATAGGTATATTGTCTACTTTAGTATTACTAAATTGCTTTTTCAATGGTTGGTTGATGCTAGGAGATAACTGTACAAAATTTTCATCAGCATCAATCTGCTGAAAATAAAGGTCGCTATTTTTATTGGAAGTAATATTTTTGCTGTTTAAATACATCGCTAAAATCTCTAATTGTTACTTACAGCGAAGCAATACTTTTTCGCTCAGCAGCCCGTTGGAGTAAGTTTCGCACCTCTGCATTAGTCGTTTGTAAAAAATTTTCATACCAAAGTCCGACAGAATTAAATGGTCTGGGAGCTTGCGTACACATAATCTTATTTACTTCAAGTTGAAACTCATGGCAGATTTTGGGAGCGGCTACTGGTACGGCAACAGCCAGCATTGTCGCACCAGTGGCAATGCCGTCATCGACTAAAATTACGGTGCGATCGCGCAACAGCTTATTGATAATTTAATCGTAGTAAAATAGATATTTGTCTGACTCCAACTAAGGTTAGAGAAATGTTTCAATAGCTACGAACTACGAACAGTATTGCCAATAATCATATTTGCCTTGAACATTTTCTTGCCAAATCAATGGCTGAACTATTTCCTGATAACTGGATTTATATTCATAGTCCTGAATTTAAAATAGGCAGAATTCAAAACTTCAAAAACTGGAGTAAAGCAACGGTTAGCGATTTAATTGCTTTGATGAACCGTTTGCATTGATAATTAATTGCAGGTAACAATACTTAGTTCAAATAACAGCGATGAGTTTGATGGCTTTTGTTGACCAGGCGCGATCGCTTTTAAAAGGAGAATAGGTTAAATAATGTTGGATACACAATCGGTTTTAGAAGTATTACGTCCCGTACAAGACCCTGAGCTACAAAAAAGTCTTGTGGAGCTTAATATGATTCGTAATGTGTCGGTAGACGGCGGAAAAGTCAGCTTTACTTTGGTGCTGACCACTCCCTCTTGTCCTCTACGAGAATTTATTGTCGAAGATTGTCAAACTGCGGTCAAAACTCTTCCAGATGTAGAAACCGTAGACGTTGAAGTTACCGCAGAAACCCCCCAGCAAAAATCGCTTCCCGATCGCACTTCTGTCCCAGGTATTAAGAATATTATTGCTATTTCTAGTGGTAAAGGTGGTGTAGGTAAAAGCTCGGTGGCAGCTAATGTAGCGGTTGCCCTGGCTGCCCAAGGCTCTAAAGTTGGTTTGTTAGATGCAGACATCTATGGCCCTAATGCCCCCAATATGTTTGGCTTATCTGATGCCAAAATCGCCGTCAAACAGGGCATCAATGGCGAAATACTCGA
This DNA window, taken from Pleurocapsa sp. FMAR1, encodes the following:
- a CDS encoding iron-sulfur cluster assembly accessory protein, with amino-acid sequence MTEATKTIERGIQLTPIAFKHIKMLQEQQGRELCLRVGVRQGGCSGMSYMMDFEEPDKIQAGDEVFDYDGFRIVCDPKSLLYLYGLVLDYSNAMIGGGFEFTNPNAAQTCGCGKSFGV
- a CDS encoding histidinol-phosphate transaminase, which encodes MSDRHSFIRSDLLRLAAYTPHPGGETPASIDRLDTNESPLDLPDQIKSKLAWAYQQEIEANRYPEGSHEELKKAIAEYATESANLTQDLTTANISIGNGSDELIRSLLIATCLGGEGAILVATPTFSMYGIMAKTLGVRVVSISRQESDFALDLEMAQQAIADSARPPIRVVFMVHPNSPTGNALVARELDWLRSLPENILVVIDEAYFEFSQTSVVSELTKRHNWIVLRTFSKAFRLAAHRVGYAIANPDLIQVLEKVRLPYNLPSFSQTAAKVALQHRQLLLPLVTETIKERERVWSILEDESKLQVWQSNANFLYLRLQNISDKHENALAQITSKLKAEGTLIRHTGGGLRITIGSSAENNRTLERLIAAIN
- a CDS encoding phycobilisome degradation protein nblA, with amino-acid sequence MNLESNQLSLEQEFTHEVFANKIQNLSYEETKELLIKFHKHTLFKENYYQELFRIQNKKIVSQLI
- the bchM gene encoding magnesium protoporphyrin IX methyltransferase, producing MKTADKQNDKAIVKDYFNQTGFDRWRRIYGKTEDVNKVQKKIRQGHQQTIDTVLGWLEDDNNLANISICDAGCGVGSLSIPLAKAGATVSASDISEKMVGEAQEKAKLELSDSSKVDFTVSDLETLTGNYHTVICLDVLIHYPTVDAAKMIAHLASLAESRLILSFAPKTCFLYVLKKIGEFFPGPSKTTRAYQHKESEIIAILQDNGFVVKRAGMTSVSFYYSRILEAVKVRDKG
- a CDS encoding class I SAM-dependent methyltransferase; translation: MNTPKQIVKQCVEKSDSRFDLWIRLVDSYEVKSMAEVGVYKGDFAYQLLKKCDSIEKYFMIDPWRHLEDWSKPANKNNNTFEKFLLETKEKTNFAANKTEILRGKTTEVIEKIPNNTLDFAYIDGDHTLKGITIDLIRLFEKVRVGGWIGGDDFSQSIWQHTPNYEPTLIFPFAVYFAEAVGAKIYALPYSQFLIEKNEVESFSFIDLTGKYSNLELKSHFNPLEIFKIKMMDVSTFLTGLAK
- a CDS encoding pentapeptide repeat-containing protein, translating into MNNLNKFIQTETLGNKGEAGEKLVWDSLKRAFELRSCIAYWRYPIFCQASKFRKEPDILIADYKLGLIVVEVKAIRIEQLVNIQGHRWEYLNFYTKFGNPYQQAENQLFALLEYSDREPLLRQKITARAIVALPYINKRQWREKGFDKLPNSPPILFSEHLASSQSIIELISNINPLVAGDSLTSTQWELLLAVLGGTPIYTPACERLPCSPQSRRQILQQVRSRLNQLDLQQEKIAKQIPTGMQRIRGIAGSGKTVLLCQKSALMTVKHPEWQIALVFFSRSLYESITGQVNKWIRHFTQEQLSYDPEKSNLKILHAWGSKQQPGFYSTVCKATGTLPLAVPFTSSKKPNEALAEACIQLLENKTIPQLFDAVLIDEGQDLIVNNWKYQNKQPFYWLAYQSLRPVNPIYPQQRRLIWAYDELQSLDSLNIPEPVELFGEQLGHLVTGQYNQQINKTEIISRCYRTPQQIIIIAHAIAMGLLRKKGILTGSSCAEEWQALGYRVTGDWQLGNTITLQREHNSPNIINELWQGEMIGFDSFSSRQQELTTLADKIKHNITQDNLQPDREILIIVLGNSYAVSSLVKQTAIFLINQGINIYLPTQSTVNRLDTPAEQRNANQFWHSGAVTISTIHRAKGQEADFVYLIGLDRIAQDEANIFLRNQLFVALTRTKAWVNISGIGNYSLYQELRQLIKRKNKITFTVKSLPQRELRISDRANLIQGYALGRTNFRYANLHKADLSHLSLVNVNLIEADLSYANLAGTNLTNAKLIAADLSNANLTNANLTNAKLIGANLLNTNLNNTQLDNVNLTNTILETEG